The proteins below come from a single Vicinamibacterales bacterium genomic window:
- a CDS encoding electron transfer flavoprotein subunit alpha/FixB family protein has translation MILVVVEQREGKLNRASWEAIAGGQQLAAKAGGESVKIAVLGGDVGPVAAEVAGAAVTEVLTVSNAALEPYTADGYVQALVQVLGLHSASFVVFAHTYQARDFVPKLAARLERALVADVVGLTEAEGRPAFTRLVFQGKMAADVLPEGDRPYLITLQSGAIAADTVRRGATPAPVTPVNVVVDGSAIRQRPEAPFREAKQAVDLSQAVRIVAVGRGIKAQDKLPLAEELAKLLGAELGASRPICDSGWLPLERQVGSSGQTVAPKLYLALGISGAIQHAVGMKGSKTIVAINKDADAPIFEIADYGIVGDLFEVVPALIKELKS, from the coding sequence ATGATTCTGGTTGTTGTCGAGCAGCGTGAGGGAAAGCTGAACCGGGCGAGTTGGGAGGCGATCGCCGGCGGGCAGCAGCTGGCCGCGAAAGCCGGCGGCGAGAGCGTCAAGATCGCCGTGCTCGGGGGAGACGTCGGTCCCGTGGCAGCGGAAGTGGCCGGCGCCGCGGTGACCGAAGTCCTCACCGTGTCGAATGCGGCGCTCGAACCCTACACCGCCGACGGTTACGTGCAGGCGCTCGTGCAGGTGCTCGGACTACATTCCGCCTCCTTCGTCGTCTTCGCCCACACCTACCAGGCACGCGACTTCGTCCCGAAGCTCGCCGCCCGCCTCGAGCGCGCGCTGGTAGCCGATGTCGTGGGCCTGACCGAGGCCGAAGGCCGCCCCGCGTTCACCCGGCTGGTGTTCCAGGGGAAGATGGCGGCCGACGTCCTGCCGGAAGGCGACCGGCCGTACCTCATCACGCTCCAGTCCGGCGCCATCGCGGCGGACACGGTCAGGCGCGGCGCCACTCCGGCGCCGGTGACACCGGTGAACGTCGTGGTGGACGGCTCCGCGATCCGGCAGAGGCCAGAAGCGCCGTTCCGCGAGGCGAAGCAGGCCGTCGATCTCTCGCAGGCCGTGCGGATCGTGGCGGTGGGCCGCGGCATCAAGGCCCAGGACAAGCTGCCGCTGGCCGAGGAACTCGCGAAGCTGCTCGGAGCCGAGCTGGGCGCCTCCCGCCCGATTTGCGATTCCGGCTGGCTGCCGCTCGAGCGGCAGGTCGGGAGCTCGGGCCAGACCGTCGCCCCGAAACTGTACCTTGCGCTCGGCATCTCCGGTGCGATCCAGCACGCGGTCGGCATGAAGGGATCCAAGACGATCGTCGCCATCAACAAGGACGCCGATGCGCCGATCTTCGAGATCGCGGACTACGGGATCGTCGGTGACCTGTTCGAGGTCGTGCCGGCGCTCATCAAGGAGCTGAAGAGCTAG
- the fabF gene encoding beta-ketoacyl-ACP synthase II, whose protein sequence is MTRRVVVTGVGLLSPLGVGTDANWQGLLAGRSGVARITHFDPADFAAQIAGEVKGFDPLQFVDKKDVKKMDVFIQYAIAASQFAVDDAALKVGPENAERVGVFIASGIGGFSTIEREHEALLKGGPRRISPFFIPASIINLASGQVSIRFGAKGPNMATCTACSASAHAIGDACEVIRRGDADVMIAGGSEAAITPMGVGGFAAMRALSTRNDAPEKASRPFDLNRDGFVIGEGSGMVVLEELGIALARGARIYAEIVGYGASADAFHITAPAEDGDGAVRSMQAALRSGGVGPEVVSYINAHGTSTPLNDRLETAAIKRCFGEHAPNVPISSTKSMTGHLLGASGGLEGGITALVVYHQTLPPTINLDTPDPDCDLDYVPNTCRNAHVEFALSNSFGFGGTNASLLFKRFEA, encoded by the coding sequence TTGACCAGGCGAGTCGTCGTTACAGGTGTCGGCCTCCTGTCGCCGCTCGGCGTCGGAACCGACGCCAACTGGCAGGGCCTGCTCGCGGGCCGGAGCGGTGTCGCACGGATCACGCATTTCGATCCGGCGGATTTCGCCGCCCAGATCGCGGGTGAGGTGAAGGGATTCGATCCGCTGCAATTCGTGGACAAGAAAGACGTCAAGAAGATGGACGTCTTCATCCAGTACGCGATCGCAGCGTCACAGTTCGCGGTGGACGACGCGGCGTTGAAGGTCGGACCGGAGAACGCCGAGCGCGTGGGTGTCTTCATCGCGTCGGGTATCGGCGGATTCAGCACCATCGAGCGGGAACACGAGGCCCTCCTCAAGGGCGGGCCACGAAGGATCTCGCCGTTCTTCATCCCGGCATCCATCATCAACCTTGCCTCCGGCCAGGTGTCCATCCGGTTCGGGGCCAAGGGCCCGAACATGGCGACCTGCACCGCATGCTCGGCGTCGGCGCATGCGATCGGCGACGCGTGCGAGGTCATTCGGCGCGGCGATGCGGACGTGATGATCGCCGGTGGGTCCGAGGCGGCCATCACGCCGATGGGCGTCGGCGGATTCGCGGCGATGCGCGCGCTGTCCACGCGCAACGACGCGCCAGAGAAGGCGAGTCGGCCCTTCGATCTCAACCGTGACGGTTTCGTGATTGGAGAGGGCTCGGGCATGGTCGTGCTCGAGGAACTCGGCATCGCCCTGGCCCGCGGCGCCCGTATCTACGCCGAAATAGTGGGGTACGGGGCGTCTGCCGACGCGTTCCACATCACCGCGCCCGCTGAGGATGGCGATGGGGCCGTTCGATCGATGCAGGCGGCGCTGCGCAGCGGCGGCGTCGGACCGGAGGTCGTGTCGTACATCAACGCTCACGGCACCTCGACCCCGCTCAACGACCGGCTGGAGACAGCGGCCATCAAACGGTGCTTCGGCGAGCACGCCCCGAACGTGCCGATCTCATCCACCAAGTCGATGACCGGACACCTGCTCGGCGCTTCCGGTGGCCTCGAGGGCGGCATCACGGCGTTGGTCGTGTATCACCAGACGCTGCCGCCGACGATCAACCTCGACACGCCGGATCCCGACTGCGACCTCGACTACGTGCCGAACACGTGCCGGAACGCCCACGTCGAATTCGCGCTGTCGAACTCCTTCGGGTTTGGCGGCACCAACGCGTCGCTCCTGTTCAAGCGATTCGAGGCGTAG
- the fabD gene encoding ACP S-malonyltransferase — MIAFIFPGQGSQAVGMGKALADAFDICRDTFAEADAALGEPLSHVIFEGPEERLRLTENTQPAILTVSIAAYRLLSSRGFEPAMVAGHSLGEYSANVCAGTMSFADAVRTVRRRGRYMQEAVPVGQGAMAAVMGLDVEAVARACAEAAEGEVVSPANMNMPGQVVIAGATAAVARAGERAKALGAKRVVPLPVSAPFHCALMKPAEVRLAPELRALVVSAPRVPIVANVDAEPKREASSAIDALVKQVSTPVRWEEVMRRLASEGVRKYVEVGPGTVLTGLGRKIQRDAAFAHIEDPAGIDAVAALFA, encoded by the coding sequence GTGATCGCATTCATCTTTCCGGGACAGGGTTCGCAAGCTGTCGGCATGGGCAAGGCACTCGCCGACGCGTTCGACATCTGCCGTGACACGTTTGCCGAGGCCGACGCCGCGCTCGGAGAACCGCTCAGCCATGTGATCTTCGAGGGCCCGGAGGAACGGCTGCGTCTGACCGAGAACACGCAACCGGCGATTCTCACGGTGAGCATCGCTGCCTATCGGCTCTTGTCGTCACGGGGGTTCGAGCCGGCAATGGTCGCCGGCCACAGCCTGGGCGAGTACTCGGCCAACGTGTGCGCGGGGACGATGAGCTTTGCCGATGCGGTCCGAACCGTGCGTCGCCGTGGCCGCTACATGCAGGAAGCGGTGCCGGTCGGCCAGGGCGCGATGGCCGCGGTGATGGGACTCGACGTCGAGGCCGTGGCGCGCGCGTGTGCCGAGGCCGCCGAAGGCGAGGTGGTGAGCCCCGCGAACATGAACATGCCGGGCCAGGTGGTCATCGCCGGGGCGACGGCCGCGGTCGCGAGGGCCGGCGAGCGTGCGAAGGCGCTCGGTGCCAAGCGCGTGGTCCCGCTGCCCGTGAGCGCCCCCTTCCACTGCGCGCTCATGAAGCCGGCCGAAGTGCGGCTCGCGCCGGAGTTGCGGGCCCTGGTTGTCTCCGCCCCCCGGGTCCCCATCGTCGCCAACGTCGATGCGGAGCCGAAGCGCGAGGCGTCGTCGGCGATCGACGCGCTGGTGAAGCAGGTGTCGACCCCGGTGCGCTGGGAAGAGGTGATGCGGCGGCTTGCATCGGAAGGCGTCCGCAAGTATGTTGAAGTGGGCCCGGGCACAGTGCTGACCGGTCTCGGTCGCAAGATCCAGCGTGATGCGGCGTTCGCACACATCGAGGACCCCGCAGGGATCGACGCGGTGGCGGCGCTGTTCGCGTAG
- a CDS encoding electron transfer flavoprotein subunit beta/FixA family protein, which produces MKIAVCIKQVPARDSQPRLNEAHTWIREDGAAFEMNEPDAYALEEALRLKERHGGEVVVCSAGPGRVSQVLREALARGADRAIHVESDELVAADAFNVAGTLADAMRSESFDLVLTGLQSDDQGFAQTGVVLAERLGMPHATIIMEVQVEAAALRVKRELEGGWFQWMSMPLPAVLTIQSGINQLRYATLKGIMAAKKKEIRKVAAPAVLTSRQRVVNLYVPQKTKQAQVLGGTPAEAAKELVKRLRDEARVIE; this is translated from the coding sequence ATGAAAATCGCCGTTTGCATCAAGCAGGTTCCCGCGCGTGACTCGCAGCCCCGTCTGAACGAGGCCCACACCTGGATCCGCGAAGACGGCGCGGCGTTCGAGATGAACGAGCCCGACGCGTACGCCCTCGAAGAAGCCCTGCGCCTCAAGGAGCGCCACGGCGGGGAAGTCGTGGTCTGCTCGGCGGGGCCGGGCCGCGTGAGCCAGGTCCTCCGCGAGGCGCTCGCCCGTGGCGCCGACCGCGCCATCCACGTCGAATCGGACGAGTTGGTGGCTGCCGACGCGTTCAACGTGGCAGGCACGCTCGCCGATGCGATGCGGTCCGAGTCGTTCGATCTGGTATTGACCGGCCTGCAGTCCGATGACCAGGGCTTCGCACAGACCGGGGTCGTACTGGCCGAACGCCTCGGCATGCCCCACGCCACGATCATCATGGAAGTCCAGGTCGAAGCCGCCGCGCTCCGCGTGAAACGCGAACTCGAGGGCGGCTGGTTCCAGTGGATGTCGATGCCGCTGCCGGCCGTGCTGACGATTCAGAGCGGGATCAACCAGCTCCGCTATGCAACGCTCAAGGGAATCATGGCGGCGAAGAAGAAGGAAATCCGCAAGGTCGCCGCCCCCGCCGTGCTGACGTCGCGGCAGCGCGTCGTGAACCTGTACGTGCCGCAGAAGACCAAGCAGGCGCAGGTGCTCGGCGGCACTCCCGCGGAAGCGGCGAAGGAACTCGTCAAACGGCTGCGCGACGAAGCGCGGGTCATCGAATAA
- a CDS encoding lysophospholipid acyltransferase family protein has protein sequence MTEPDWRASRVKRLEAAAIAALGTPIIAALARTWHWQEDGTAHLDAVLASRRQPILALWHGRILPATVYFRDRGVVAMTSQNFDGEWIARIMRRFGYAAARGSTSRGARQALLQLRRDMAGGRPAAFTVDGPRGPARKAQPGAVFLAKITGNPILPFHIEARPCWTARSWDATQVPKPWSRVAIAMGEPLWVPADADAARLEGHRVELERRLQALEARTLEMLEG, from the coding sequence GTGACCGAGCCCGACTGGCGCGCCTCGCGCGTCAAGCGCCTCGAAGCCGCGGCGATTGCCGCACTCGGTACCCCGATCATCGCGGCGCTCGCCCGCACCTGGCACTGGCAAGAGGACGGGACCGCGCACCTCGATGCGGTCCTGGCTTCCCGCCGGCAGCCCATCCTCGCGCTGTGGCACGGGCGCATCCTTCCCGCAACGGTCTACTTCCGCGACCGCGGTGTCGTGGCCATGACAAGCCAGAATTTCGACGGCGAGTGGATCGCCCGCATCATGCGCCGCTTCGGCTACGCCGCGGCCCGAGGCTCGACGTCGCGCGGGGCGCGACAGGCACTCCTGCAGTTGCGGCGCGACATGGCCGGCGGACGACCCGCCGCATTCACGGTCGATGGCCCGCGGGGGCCTGCACGGAAGGCGCAACCGGGTGCGGTCTTCCTGGCGAAGATTACGGGCAACCCGATCCTGCCATTTCACATCGAGGCGAGGCCTTGCTGGACGGCCCGGAGTTGGGACGCGACGCAGGTCCCGAAGCCCTGGAGCCGGGTGGCGATCGCGATGGGCGAGCCGTTGTGGGTGCCGGCGGATGCGGACGCCGCTCGCCTCGAGGGCCACCGCGTCGAGCTCGAACGCCGCCTGCAGGCCCTCGAGGCCCGCACGCTGGAGATGCTGGAAGGCTGA
- the acpP gene encoding acyl carrier protein translates to MAAVADKVKSIIVEQLGVDEEEVTPDASFVDDLGADSLDTVELVMAFEEEFGIEIPDEDAEKITRVKEAVEYIEAHAKAKK, encoded by the coding sequence ATGGCCGCGGTTGCTGACAAAGTCAAGAGCATCATCGTCGAACAGCTGGGCGTGGACGAGGAAGAGGTCACGCCGGATGCCTCGTTCGTTGACGACCTGGGCGCCGACTCGCTCGATACCGTCGAACTCGTGATGGCGTTCGAAGAGGAGTTCGGCATCGAGATTCCGGACGAGGACGCCGAGAAGATCACGCGCGTCAAGGAAGCCGTCGAGTACATCGAAGCACACGCCAAGGCGAAGAAGTAG
- the fabG gene encoding 3-oxoacyl-ACP reductase FabG — protein sequence MFDLNGKVAIVTGASRGIGRCIAEALARQGAFVAVTDVLGDAAVQTASEIVAAGGKAEGYTMNVCDADSVQTVVKQIVERHARLDILVNNAGIVRDQVLFRMKRDDWDAVLGVNLGGTFTCSQAVVRTMMRQQSGRIVNISSVVGQMGNAGQSNYAASKAGIIGFSKALARELAMRNITVNVVAPGLIDTDMTRALPENVRNEWAAKVPLGRLGTPEDVASAVCFLATDEASYISGQVLAVNGGMYT from the coding sequence ATGTTCGACTTGAATGGAAAGGTGGCGATCGTCACGGGCGCGTCGCGAGGGATCGGTCGCTGCATCGCCGAGGCGCTGGCCCGTCAGGGTGCGTTCGTCGCGGTGACCGACGTGCTCGGGGATGCGGCTGTGCAGACCGCCTCGGAGATCGTCGCGGCCGGGGGGAAGGCCGAGGGCTACACGATGAATGTCTGCGACGCTGACAGCGTCCAGACGGTCGTGAAGCAGATCGTCGAGCGTCACGCGCGCCTCGACATCCTGGTGAACAACGCCGGCATCGTGCGCGACCAGGTGCTGTTCAGGATGAAGCGCGACGACTGGGATGCGGTGCTGGGCGTGAACCTCGGCGGGACGTTCACGTGCTCGCAGGCCGTCGTCCGGACGATGATGCGTCAGCAATCCGGTCGCATCGTGAATATCAGCTCCGTCGTGGGCCAGATGGGCAACGCCGGGCAATCGAACTACGCGGCGTCGAAGGCGGGCATCATCGGTTTCAGCAAGGCGCTGGCCCGCGAGCTCGCCATGCGCAACATCACGGTCAACGTGGTCGCGCCCGGGCTGATCGACACCGACATGACCCGCGCGCTCCCGGAGAACGTGCGGAACGAATGGGCCGCCAAGGTCCCCCTTGGCCGGCTCGGCACCCCAGAGGACGTGGCATCGGCGGTCTGCTTCCTGGCGACCGACGAAGCGTCGTACATCTCGGGGCAGGTCCTCGCCGTCAACGGCGGGATGTACACCTAG
- a CDS encoding (Fe-S)-binding protein — MFSALILALLVGLFGGLFLVQVVRRLQLIRRAGGVLRTDDVPARLSRVLREVVFQTKVIAEKPVVGVAHALVFWGFVAFAGYSGSQFLKGLGIVDITKTPAFHDYALALVPFAIGVLGGILLLLVRRVVVRPEALGPLSGESVLIGLFIATLMITFLLDFRLTEGPAAAVNWWLHAIVILVFLALIPNSKHFHLVLSPATIYFKAPILGEVRNLDFEKEEVGLETVKDLERKQVLDAFTCVECGRCQMNCPAYATGKGLNPKKLILQNEEALLTGKLDSKLVDVYDPSVLWQCTTCGACENQCPVGVEHLPLIIGARRGLVSNGEAPDALGAMYNHLERRGNIWGLTSDQRQKFVASADLETFDPAKHEYLMWLGCAGSYDADFQRALRSLFDILRGRGVTFGVLSKERCTGDPAKRTGNEYMFQELARANIEDFEAAGVKKILTACPHCLKTLEQDYGLLGFHAEVVHSAVLVSRLTGDLHLAGADEVTLHDPCYLARYAGHTEEPRELLARMGAVVREPVRSRGNPFCCGAGGGLLFEEKEEGTRISQARFEQLQATGTDTIVTACPFCSIMLKSAQASANATTRVVDLMAFVDGQIKRASAGTRPPEYPTTPERPAP; from the coding sequence GTGTTCTCCGCGTTGATCCTCGCCCTGCTCGTCGGGCTGTTCGGCGGGCTGTTCCTCGTACAGGTCGTCAGGCGCCTGCAGTTGATCCGTCGCGCCGGCGGGGTGCTGCGGACGGACGATGTCCCCGCACGGCTCTCGCGTGTGCTTCGCGAGGTCGTCTTCCAGACGAAAGTCATCGCCGAGAAGCCGGTCGTCGGCGTCGCGCACGCCCTGGTGTTCTGGGGCTTCGTCGCGTTTGCCGGCTACAGCGGTAGCCAGTTCCTGAAAGGCCTCGGCATCGTCGACATCACGAAGACACCGGCATTTCACGACTACGCGCTGGCGCTCGTGCCGTTCGCGATTGGTGTCCTCGGGGGAATCCTCCTGTTGCTCGTCCGGCGAGTGGTGGTCCGCCCCGAGGCGCTCGGACCGCTGTCCGGCGAGTCGGTCCTCATCGGATTGTTCATCGCGACGCTGATGATCACGTTCCTGCTGGACTTCCGGCTGACGGAAGGTCCGGCCGCCGCCGTGAACTGGTGGCTGCACGCGATCGTCATCCTCGTGTTCCTGGCCCTGATTCCCAACTCGAAGCACTTCCACCTGGTGCTCTCGCCCGCGACCATCTACTTCAAGGCGCCGATCCTGGGCGAGGTGCGCAACCTCGACTTCGAGAAAGAGGAAGTCGGGCTCGAGACGGTGAAGGATCTCGAGCGCAAGCAGGTGCTCGACGCGTTCACCTGCGTCGAGTGCGGCCGTTGCCAGATGAACTGCCCGGCGTACGCCACGGGCAAGGGGCTCAACCCGAAGAAACTGATCCTCCAGAACGAGGAGGCGCTGCTCACCGGGAAGTTGGACTCGAAGCTGGTGGACGTCTACGACCCGAGTGTGCTGTGGCAGTGCACGACGTGCGGGGCGTGCGAGAATCAGTGCCCGGTCGGCGTGGAGCACCTCCCGCTGATCATCGGGGCGCGGCGTGGCCTGGTGTCCAATGGAGAAGCTCCCGACGCGCTCGGCGCGATGTACAACCACCTCGAGCGCCGCGGGAACATCTGGGGCCTGACATCCGATCAGCGCCAGAAGTTCGTCGCGTCGGCGGATCTCGAGACGTTCGATCCGGCGAAGCACGAGTACCTGATGTGGCTCGGTTGCGCCGGCTCTTACGACGCCGATTTCCAGAGGGCCCTCCGGTCGCTGTTCGACATCCTGCGCGGCCGCGGCGTCACGTTCGGTGTGCTGTCCAAGGAACGATGCACGGGCGACCCGGCGAAACGCACCGGCAACGAGTACATGTTCCAGGAACTGGCGCGGGCGAACATCGAGGACTTCGAGGCCGCGGGCGTGAAGAAGATCCTCACGGCTTGCCCCCACTGCCTCAAGACCCTGGAACAGGACTACGGCCTGCTCGGCTTCCACGCCGAGGTGGTCCATTCGGCCGTTCTGGTGTCGAGGCTCACGGGCGATCTGCACCTGGCTGGAGCGGACGAGGTCACGCTCCACGACCCGTGCTATCTTGCGCGCTATGCCGGCCATACCGAAGAACCGCGTGAACTGCTCGCGCGGATGGGCGCCGTCGTCCGGGAGCCGGTGCGAAGCCGGGGGAATCCGTTCTGTTGCGGTGCGGGTGGCGGCCTGTTGTTCGAGGAGAAGGAAGAGGGCACCCGCATCAGCCAGGCGCGATTCGAGCAACTGCAGGCCACCGGAACGGACACGATCGTGACCGCGTGTCCGTTCTGCTCGATCATGCTGAAGAGCGCGCAGGCAAGCGCGAACGCAACGACCCGGGTCGTGGACCTCATGGCGTTCGTGGACGGCCAGATCAAGCGGGCCAGCGCCGGCACGCGCCCGCCGGAATACCCCACTACGCCCGAGCGACCAGCGCCGTGA
- a CDS encoding histone deacetylase, giving the protein MMPLALVWSDRFTDHVPPPGHPERVDRAVVMREVAEAWRAQGGSVLAPRVPTRAELERVHAAGYVDRLASAAGHPAVLDLDTYMSPGSWEAAQLSAGAALTAVEHVLAEPRDGLLRAALALTRPPGHHALRDRAMGFCLMNNVAIAVAHALASGVERVAIVDYDVHHGNGTQWNFYADPRVLVISTHQYPFYPMTGAAGECGVGDGEGFTVNIPLGAGATDGDYLLVMRGVVEPVVASYRPELLILDVGFDAHDRDPLGQMHVTTAGFRAIAVHLRRVAEAVAGGRLALAIEGGYNLEALREGLQATIDVLAADVTTPLEAMPVDDRPTALGLAALDLVCAAQKGYWPAL; this is encoded by the coding sequence ATGATGCCCCTCGCCCTCGTGTGGTCCGATCGGTTCACCGACCACGTGCCGCCGCCAGGACACCCGGAACGTGTCGACCGGGCCGTCGTCATGCGTGAGGTCGCCGAGGCCTGGCGTGCGCAAGGCGGGAGCGTGCTGGCGCCGCGCGTGCCGACGCGCGCCGAACTCGAACGCGTCCACGCGGCCGGCTATGTCGACCGCCTGGCGTCGGCGGCAGGGCACCCTGCGGTGCTCGACCTCGATACCTACATGTCGCCTGGATCGTGGGAGGCCGCGCAACTCTCGGCTGGCGCGGCGCTGACCGCCGTCGAGCACGTGCTGGCGGAGCCGCGCGACGGGCTGCTCCGGGCGGCGCTGGCCCTGACGCGGCCGCCGGGGCATCACGCGCTTCGCGATCGGGCAATGGGCTTCTGCTTGATGAACAACGTCGCCATCGCGGTTGCGCATGCGCTCGCGTCCGGCGTGGAGCGTGTCGCGATCGTGGACTACGACGTCCACCACGGCAACGGGACGCAGTGGAACTTCTACGCCGATCCACGGGTGCTCGTCATTTCCACGCACCAGTATCCCTTCTACCCGATGACCGGTGCGGCCGGTGAGTGCGGTGTGGGCGACGGCGAAGGTTTCACCGTCAACATCCCGCTCGGCGCCGGTGCAACCGACGGCGACTATCTGCTGGTCATGCGCGGGGTCGTCGAGCCGGTCGTCGCGTCGTACCGACCCGAGTTGCTGATCCTGGACGTCGGCTTCGACGCACACGACCGCGACCCGCTCGGTCAGATGCACGTGACCACGGCCGGCTTCCGCGCGATTGCCGTCCATCTCCGGCGGGTTGCGGAGGCGGTGGCCGGCGGCCGGCTGGCGCTTGCCATCGAAGGCGGCTACAACCTCGAGGCGTTGCGGGAGGGCCTTCAGGCGACAATCGACGTTCTGGCGGCTGACGTCACGACACCGCTGGAGGCGATGCCGGTGGACGACCGGCCAACCGCCCTTGGCCTCGCCGCCCTCGACCTCGTGTGTGCCGCCCAGAAGGGCTATTGGCCTGCGCTATAA